The following proteins come from a genomic window of Gynuella sunshinyii YC6258:
- a CDS encoding SCO family protein yields the protein MNKGIRNTVASLAVIVVGIFALQFWLYSRDQVLNDDQLKSMNAVMFASPRNIQPFQLQDQDGQTFVANDFRGHWSIINFGYTNCPDICPTNMMLLGQVARQLEEQQKPMPQVYMVTVDPARDTPELLKGYVSYFNPEFKALSGDESVIASLARQLNNLFSRAPGGDDDVYFVDHSDNMAILNPEGQFVGIFRPPHKLSDLTTVLADLMAR from the coding sequence TTGAATAAAGGTATTCGCAACACCGTCGCCTCTTTGGCTGTTATTGTCGTTGGTATATTTGCTTTGCAGTTCTGGTTATATTCGCGCGATCAGGTATTGAATGACGACCAACTGAAATCGATGAATGCGGTCATGTTTGCCAGCCCCAGAAACATCCAGCCCTTTCAGCTGCAGGATCAGGATGGTCAGACGTTTGTCGCAAATGATTTCAGAGGCCACTGGTCAATTATCAATTTTGGTTACACCAATTGCCCGGATATCTGTCCGACCAATATGATGTTGTTGGGGCAGGTGGCCAGGCAGTTAGAGGAACAGCAGAAACCGATGCCGCAGGTCTATATGGTGACGGTTGATCCTGCACGTGACACACCTGAGCTATTGAAAGGCTATGTCAGTTACTTTAATCCAGAGTTTAAGGCCTTGAGTGGTGATGAATCTGTTATCGCCAGTCTGGCCCGGCAATTGAATAACTTATTCAGCCGGGCACCGGGTGGCGATGATGATGTGTATTTCGTTGATCACAGCGACAATATGGCCATTCTCAATCCCGAAGGTCAGTTTGTCGGAATATTCAGACCCCCTCATAAGCTTAGTGATTTGACTACGGTTCTTGCAGATCTGATGGCTCGTTAG
- the atpA gene encoding F0F1 ATP synthase subunit alpha → MQQLNPSEISEIIRKRIEGVDVASEAKNEGTIVSVTDGIVRIHGLADVMYGEMIEFEGGLYGMALNLERDSVGAVVLGDYLGIQEGQKAKCTGRILEVPIGTEMLGRVVDALGNPIDGKGDINASMTDAIEKVAPGVIARQSVDQPVQTGYKAVDAMVPIGRGQRELIIGDRQTGKTALAVDAIINQKGKGIKCIYVAIGQKQSTIANVVRKLEEHDAMAHTIVVAASASEPASMQFLAPYSGCTMGEYFRDRGEDALIIYDDLSKQAVAYRQISLLLRRPPGREAYPGDVFYLHSRLLERAARVNADYVEAFTNGAVKGKTGSLTALPIIETQAGDVSAFVPTNVISITDGQIFLETNLFNSGIRPAMNAGISVSRVGGAAQTKLMSKLSGGIRTALAQYRELAAFAQFASDLDEATKAQLNHGIRVTELMKQRQYAPMSIAEMASSIFAANNGYLKDVEPHKVGDFESALHSYLHAEHGDFMKEMVETGAFNDDVVAKLKAALDKFVETQSW, encoded by the coding sequence ATGCAGCAACTGAATCCTTCAGAAATTAGCGAAATTATCAGAAAGCGCATCGAAGGCGTTGATGTCGCATCTGAAGCAAAAAATGAAGGTACTATCGTTTCCGTAACTGATGGTATCGTACGTATTCATGGTCTTGCCGACGTTATGTATGGTGAGATGATTGAATTTGAAGGGGGTCTTTATGGTATGGCCCTTAACCTTGAGCGTGACTCTGTTGGTGCCGTAGTCCTAGGTGACTATTTGGGAATCCAGGAGGGCCAGAAAGCCAAATGTACTGGTCGGATCCTGGAAGTACCGATTGGAACAGAAATGCTTGGTCGGGTTGTGGACGCTCTAGGTAATCCGATTGATGGTAAGGGTGACATCAATGCATCAATGACAGATGCCATTGAGAAAGTTGCTCCTGGCGTTATTGCCCGGCAATCAGTCGATCAACCGGTACAGACTGGTTATAAAGCAGTGGATGCCATGGTTCCAATCGGTCGGGGTCAGCGTGAGTTGATCATCGGTGACCGTCAGACTGGTAAAACCGCTTTGGCAGTTGATGCCATTATCAACCAGAAAGGCAAAGGTATTAAGTGTATCTATGTTGCGATCGGTCAGAAACAATCGACGATTGCCAACGTAGTACGCAAGTTGGAAGAGCATGATGCCATGGCCCATACCATCGTGGTCGCAGCATCAGCTTCTGAACCTGCTTCGATGCAGTTTCTGGCACCTTATTCCGGATGTACCATGGGAGAATACTTCCGTGATCGTGGTGAAGATGCCCTGATTATCTATGATGACCTGTCCAAACAGGCTGTAGCATATCGCCAGATTTCTTTGTTGCTACGTCGTCCGCCAGGTCGTGAAGCCTATCCGGGTGATGTGTTCTATTTGCACTCCCGTTTGCTGGAACGTGCTGCAAGGGTTAATGCAGATTACGTTGAGGCTTTCACTAATGGTGCAGTAAAAGGTAAGACCGGTTCTCTAACCGCATTGCCGATCATTGAAACTCAGGCTGGTGACGTATCTGCCTTCGTACCAACCAACGTAATTTCAATTACCGATGGTCAGATCTTCCTTGAAACCAACCTGTTCAACTCGGGTATTCGCCCGGCGATGAACGCGGGTATTTCGGTTTCCCGGGTAGGTGGTGCAGCTCAGACCAAACTGATGTCCAAACTGTCTGGCGGTATTCGTACTGCTCTTGCACAGTATCGTGAACTGGCGGCTTTTGCTCAGTTTGCTTCGGACCTGGATGAGGCGACCAAAGCTCAGTTGAATCATGGTATCCGTGTCACCGAACTGATGAAGCAACGGCAATATGCACCTATGTCTATTGCTGAAATGGCATCGTCTATTTTCGCGGCTAACAATGGTTACCTGAAAGATGTTGAGCCCCATAAAGTGGGTGACTTTGAAAGTGCCCTTCATTCATATCTGCATGCTGAGCATGGAGATTTTATGAAGGAAATGGTTGAAACAGGAGCTTTCAATGACGATGTCGTTGCCAAGCTGAAAGCCGCACTGGATAAGTTTGTAGAAACTCAATCCTGGTAA
- the atpE gene encoding F0F1 ATP synthase subunit C, with product MALTFIAAAIMIGLGALGAAIGMGVLGGKLLEGVARQPELGPMLQGRFFLAVGLVDAIPMIGVGIAMYLIFAVAPGMAG from the coding sequence ATGGCTCTGACTTTTATTGCAGCAGCAATCATGATCGGCCTGGGCGCTTTGGGTGCCGCAATTGGTATGGGTGTTTTAGGTGGCAAGCTACTTGAAGGTGTTGCTCGTCAACCTGAACTGGGTCCTATGCTGCAAGGTCGTTTCTTCCTGGCCGTTGGTCTGGTTGACGCGATTCCTATGATCGGTGTTGGTATTGCCATGTACCTGATTTTCGCCGTTGCTCCGGGTATGGCTGGCTAA
- the atpG gene encoding F0F1 ATP synthase subunit gamma, which translates to MAAGKEIRSQIGSIKNTQKITNAMEMVATSKMRKAQDRMKASKPYSDKIRNVIGHLANANPEYHPLYMQEREIRKVGYIIVSTDRGLCGGLNINAFKKVVLDMQTWAHKSIGVEVCAVGAKGAGYFNGIGTSVVANISHLGDQPEVGDLIGGVKIMLDKYANGEIDRLILVYNEFVNTMTQAPVLRQLLPLEAEDDGNMRKHIWDYMYEPDARELLDGLIARYLESQVYQAVIENAACEQAARMMAMKAATDNAGELIKQLQLVYNKARQAAITQEISEIVGGAAAV; encoded by the coding sequence ATGGCAGCCGGAAAAGAGATTCGCTCTCAGATCGGAAGCATTAAAAATACGCAGAAAATTACCAACGCCATGGAAATGGTGGCGACCAGTAAAATGCGTAAAGCTCAGGATCGGATGAAAGCCAGTAAGCCTTACTCTGACAAAATCAGAAATGTAATTGGTCACCTGGCAAACGCAAACCCTGAATATCACCCATTGTATATGCAGGAGCGGGAAATCAGGAAAGTAGGATACATCATCGTATCCACTGATAGAGGACTCTGTGGAGGCCTCAATATCAACGCTTTCAAAAAAGTGGTTCTCGACATGCAGACTTGGGCACATAAATCCATTGGTGTGGAAGTGTGTGCTGTGGGTGCCAAGGGTGCAGGTTATTTCAACGGCATAGGTACTTCAGTGGTTGCCAATATCAGCCATTTGGGGGATCAGCCTGAAGTTGGAGACCTGATCGGAGGAGTCAAGATCATGTTGGATAAATACGCCAACGGTGAAATTGACCGCTTGATTCTGGTGTACAACGAGTTTGTAAATACCATGACTCAGGCTCCGGTGTTGCGTCAGCTACTGCCACTTGAGGCAGAAGATGATGGCAACATGCGTAAACACATCTGGGACTATATGTATGAGCCCGATGCGCGGGAATTACTGGATGGTTTGATAGCCCGTTACCTTGAGTCTCAGGTTTATCAGGCAGTTATCGAGAATGCCGCCTGCGAGCAGGCAGCGCGAATGATGGCGATGAAAGCCGCCACCGATAACGCTGGTGAACTGATCAAGCAGTTGCAGCTGGTTTACAACAAAGCCCGGCAGGCCGCGATTACTCAGGAGATTTCTGAGATCGTTGGCGGAGCCGCCGCTGTTTAG
- a CDS encoding endonuclease/exonuclease/phosphatase family protein: protein MRRNHQLHFPENPALYYEARPANHLRMLSYNVQVGIRTEHYHHYITRAWQHILPSSARLKNLDSISALLKNFDLVALQEVDGGSFRSGFINQIEYLAEKAHHPYWYQQRNRNFGPLAQHSNGVLCKHKPIKVVQHELPGKIPGRGAIELVMGQVESPLTIIMVHLALGKRDQNQQLCYIRDLVCERANFILMGDLNVRAEKLVAHSALSGLSLYVPLHTRTYPSWKPTKALDHIVLSNHIKVHHLNALDHPVSDHLPVAIDFEWPHAG, encoded by the coding sequence ATGCGTCGTAACCATCAATTACATTTTCCAGAAAATCCGGCACTCTACTATGAGGCCAGACCGGCCAACCATCTGCGAATGTTGAGTTATAATGTTCAGGTTGGTATCCGCACTGAGCACTATCATCACTACATTACCCGCGCATGGCAGCACATCCTGCCTTCCTCTGCCCGATTGAAGAACCTCGATTCCATTTCCGCGCTACTGAAAAATTTTGATTTGGTTGCGCTTCAGGAGGTCGATGGCGGCAGTTTCCGTTCCGGTTTTATCAACCAGATCGAATACCTGGCAGAAAAAGCTCATCATCCTTACTGGTATCAGCAACGTAACCGGAACTTTGGTCCACTGGCGCAGCACAGTAATGGCGTTTTGTGTAAGCATAAACCGATTAAAGTGGTGCAACATGAGTTGCCTGGGAAAATACCTGGGCGTGGTGCGATAGAGTTGGTCATGGGGCAAGTGGAGTCACCGCTGACAATCATTATGGTGCATCTTGCTTTGGGTAAAAGGGACCAGAATCAGCAGTTGTGCTATATCCGCGATCTGGTCTGTGAGCGTGCAAACTTTATCCTTATGGGAGATCTTAATGTCCGTGCGGAAAAATTGGTGGCTCATTCGGCGTTATCCGGATTATCTCTCTATGTTCCCCTTCACACCAGAACTTATCCCAGTTGGAAACCTACCAAAGCACTGGATCACATCGTACTGTCGAACCATATAAAGGTGCATCATCTTAACGCGCTGGACCATCCAGTATCTGATCATCTTCCGGTGGCGATTGATTTCGAATGGCCGCATGCAGGTTAA
- the atpB gene encoding F0F1 ATP synthase subunit A codes for MASGTQTSTEYIQHHLTNLVFGMHHDGHWGFAHNAQEATEMGFWAIHVDTMMWSIGLAAVFLWLFKRAAGKITMEAPSGFQNFVEMCVDFINNQVKDGFHGRNPLIAPLALTIFAWVFLMNLMDLLPVDLIPFIVQKIFGAHAYQKIVPSTDPNATLGMALGVFILMIFYGIKVKGIGFVKELTLQPFSSKNPVIQAIFVPINLFLELVSLIAKPFSLGLRLFGNMYAGEMIFILIAIMYSAGLVLGVIAGALQLGWAIFHILVITLQAFIFMVLTIVYLSMAHEDH; via the coding sequence ATGGCGAGTGGCACTCAAACTTCGACTGAATATATTCAGCACCACTTAACCAATCTCGTATTTGGTATGCACCATGACGGGCATTGGGGCTTTGCTCACAATGCTCAAGAAGCAACCGAAATGGGATTTTGGGCAATTCACGTAGACACTATGATGTGGTCCATCGGTTTGGCAGCGGTGTTTTTGTGGCTGTTCAAAAGAGCAGCGGGCAAGATCACAATGGAGGCTCCATCCGGATTTCAGAATTTCGTGGAAATGTGTGTGGACTTTATTAATAACCAGGTCAAAGACGGTTTCCATGGTCGTAACCCACTGATTGCCCCGTTGGCATTAACTATCTTTGCCTGGGTTTTTCTGATGAACCTGATGGATCTGTTACCAGTAGACCTGATTCCTTTTATTGTACAAAAGATTTTTGGGGCTCACGCCTATCAGAAAATTGTTCCTTCCACTGATCCCAATGCAACTCTTGGAATGGCTCTTGGTGTTTTCATCCTGATGATTTTTTACGGCATCAAGGTCAAGGGAATTGGTTTTGTAAAAGAATTGACTCTACAACCATTTTCTTCGAAAAACCCTGTCATACAGGCTATTTTTGTGCCCATCAACTTGTTCCTTGAACTGGTTTCACTGATCGCCAAGCCTTTTTCGTTGGGACTGCGGTTGTTCGGGAATATGTATGCAGGTGAAATGATTTTTATCTTGATTGCAATCATGTACAGCGCGGGTCTTGTGCTGGGAGTGATTGCCGGTGCTCTGCAGCTAGGCTGGGCAATATTCCATATTCTGGTGATTACGCTGCAGGCGTTCATCTTTATGGTGTTGACCATCGTCTATCTGAGTATGGCTCATGAAGATCACTAG
- a CDS encoding MBL fold metallo-hydrolase, translating into MATILYNNNQHKVILFSDLVKGSGVQANQFLIVDHDRCAVLDPGGELTYTPLTIELSKLVSLDHVDYVFASHQDPDIISSLPRWLIHTQAKVVVSKLWQRFLPHLASNYVTSRNNADIDARIVAVDDRGGRVKIGHQPFMVLPAHFLHSVGNFSFYDPVSKILFSGDIGASVGGGDASSAVTHDFDGHTQYMRTFHQRYMTSNKACRLWVNMVRDLEISMIVPQHGARFEGPAINSMLNWLENLKCGVDLLEQSHYQIPR; encoded by the coding sequence ATGGCGACTATCCTCTACAACAATAATCAACATAAAGTCATACTGTTCAGCGACCTGGTTAAAGGGTCCGGAGTTCAGGCCAATCAGTTTCTAATCGTTGATCATGATCGTTGTGCTGTGCTCGACCCTGGTGGAGAGCTTACATATACCCCGTTGACGATTGAGTTATCAAAACTCGTTTCTTTGGATCATGTTGACTATGTGTTTGCCAGTCATCAGGATCCGGACATTATTTCTTCTCTTCCACGGTGGTTGATTCATACACAGGCAAAAGTGGTAGTAAGCAAACTATGGCAGAGGTTCCTGCCTCATTTGGCTTCCAATTACGTGACCAGTCGCAATAATGCGGATATTGACGCGCGTATCGTTGCCGTTGATGATCGCGGTGGCCGAGTAAAAATCGGACATCAACCATTTATGGTTCTGCCAGCTCACTTTCTCCATTCGGTCGGTAATTTCAGCTTTTATGACCCAGTTTCGAAAATTCTCTTCAGTGGTGATATTGGTGCTTCTGTGGGAGGTGGTGATGCAAGCAGCGCTGTGACCCATGACTTTGATGGCCACACTCAATATATGCGGACATTTCATCAACGCTATATGACATCCAATAAAGCCTGTCGTCTCTGGGTTAATATGGTTCGCGACCTCGAAATCAGCATGATCGTTCCTCAGCATGGGGCAAGATTTGAAGGTCCAGCCATCAATAGTATGCTGAATTGGCTCGAAAACCTGAAATGTGGTGTCGATCTGCTGGAACAATCCCACTACCAGATACCTCGATAA
- a CDS encoding F0F1 ATP synthase subunit B → MNINLTLIGQLLSFAVFVWFCAKYVWPPLVKAMDARQAKIADGLNAADRAAKDLELAQERAAQQLREAKEQAATIVDQANKRSAQIVAEAQKEAQQEAERIRRSAEAEIEQEAIRAREELRQRVSELALSGAQKILQSTVDAKKHSELLEKLAAEL, encoded by the coding sequence GTGAACATTAATCTGACACTGATTGGTCAGCTCCTGTCGTTTGCGGTATTCGTCTGGTTTTGCGCCAAGTATGTATGGCCTCCTCTTGTGAAGGCTATGGATGCACGCCAGGCTAAGATTGCCGATGGTCTTAATGCTGCTGATCGTGCAGCAAAAGATCTTGAGCTGGCTCAAGAAAGAGCTGCCCAGCAACTGCGTGAAGCCAAAGAACAGGCTGCGACTATTGTTGATCAGGCGAATAAACGTTCAGCACAGATTGTTGCTGAGGCTCAGAAAGAGGCTCAACAGGAAGCAGAGCGTATTCGCAGATCTGCCGAAGCCGAAATTGAGCAGGAAGCCATCCGGGCACGTGAAGAATTACGCCAACGGGTCTCCGAACTTGCTTTGTCTGGTGCACAGAAGATTTTGCAATCCACTGTGGATGCCAAGAAACATAGCGAACTGCTTGAAAAACTAGCAGCGGAACTCTAA
- the cyoE gene encoding heme o synthase, translating into MAVAIIQSRHAIWRDYLELTKPKVVALMILTSVVGMLLAADGWLSLHVLIIGNAGIALVAAGGAAINHLVDSRIDQIMARTRKRPVAEGRISVMQAALFATVLTISGMLLLILFINPLTAWLTFASLIGYAFIYTGFLKRATPQNIVIGGLAGAAPPLLGWTAVTDSVDAFPLVLVLIIFAWTPPHFWALAVHREKEYAKAEIPMLPVTHGGAYTRLHILLYTLILTGVTLLPFATRLTGLVYLAGVVLLNVRFLQWSWWLFRQSRDHAAFKTFKYSITYLMLLFLVLLMDHYLPVML; encoded by the coding sequence ATGGCTGTAGCAATAATTCAGAGTCGCCACGCCATATGGCGGGATTACTTGGAGCTGACCAAACCTAAGGTCGTGGCTCTGATGATTCTTACTTCTGTGGTCGGCATGTTGCTGGCGGCAGATGGCTGGTTGAGTCTGCATGTGTTGATCATCGGCAATGCCGGCATTGCGCTGGTTGCCGCGGGAGGGGCCGCCATTAATCACCTGGTTGATTCCCGTATTGATCAGATCATGGCACGTACTCGCAAACGCCCGGTCGCAGAAGGTCGGATATCGGTAATGCAGGCGGCTTTGTTTGCCACGGTGCTGACAATCTCTGGCATGTTGCTGCTTATATTGTTCATTAATCCGCTGACGGCCTGGTTGACCTTTGCGTCACTGATTGGCTATGCGTTTATATACACGGGTTTTCTGAAGCGGGCGACACCGCAAAATATTGTCATTGGTGGACTGGCGGGAGCGGCCCCACCATTGTTGGGGTGGACTGCTGTCACTGATTCGGTAGATGCATTTCCTCTGGTATTGGTACTGATCATTTTCGCCTGGACCCCACCTCATTTCTGGGCATTGGCCGTGCATCGTGAAAAAGAGTATGCCAAAGCCGAAATCCCCATGTTGCCGGTGACTCATGGTGGAGCCTACACCCGCCTGCATATCCTGTTGTATACCCTGATTCTGACGGGAGTTACTTTGCTGCCATTTGCTACCCGTTTGACGGGGTTGGTTTATCTGGCAGGAGTGGTACTCCTCAATGTCCGCTTTTTGCAATGGAGCTGGTGGTTGTTTCGGCAAAGTCGCGACCATGCTGCTTTTAAGACCTTCAAATATTCAATCACTTATTTGATGCTGTTGTTTCTGGTGCTTTTGATGGATCATTACCTCCCTGTTATGTTGTAA
- a CDS encoding F0F1 ATP synthase subunit delta has product MAEVNTLARPYAKAAFEAAQAAKTLEQWSESLATLSAVTQQEKVLELISNPSLTASQKAQVIQGVCGEETKVISTLITTLAENRRLELCPGIAALFEEFKAELEKSVEVQVTSAFELTADQEKSLTEKLTTKLGRDVKLVTSVDNSIIGGVIIRTNDMVIDGSVTGKLAKLAEAMYS; this is encoded by the coding sequence ATGGCTGAAGTAAATACACTGGCTCGCCCCTATGCCAAAGCGGCATTTGAGGCGGCTCAAGCGGCCAAAACACTTGAACAATGGTCTGAATCGCTGGCAACACTCAGTGCAGTTACTCAGCAGGAAAAAGTCCTTGAACTGATCTCCAATCCATCCCTGACCGCCAGTCAGAAAGCACAGGTGATACAGGGTGTTTGCGGAGAAGAAACGAAGGTCATCTCAACACTGATTACGACTCTGGCTGAAAACAGACGCCTGGAATTGTGTCCCGGAATTGCGGCACTGTTCGAGGAGTTTAAAGCCGAACTGGAAAAAAGCGTTGAAGTACAGGTGACCAGCGCGTTTGAGTTGACCGCAGATCAGGAAAAATCTCTGACTGAGAAACTGACAACTAAATTGGGTCGTGACGTGAAGTTAGTCACTTCAGTGGATAATTCGATTATCGGTGGTGTCATTATTCGAACCAACGATATGGTTATCGACGGCTCTGTGACTGGCAAGCTCGCGAAGCTGGCCGAAGCAATGTATTCCTAA
- a CDS encoding thiol:disulfide interchange protein DsbA/DsbL, with protein sequence MRFLKLFVMAAAILLTGHALAADKYIEGKHYKLLPTPLPVALEPGKKVVVWEFFSYTCPHCYNLEPALQQWIPTLADDVQYEPVATPFSHWIPMVKSYYAAELLGVADTTHEDVFNAIFVNKAPARTVEDYANIYAKLGVDKDKFLKTAESFGVNTKLKQAEMLTKGAGIMGTPSMVVAGKYLVTGETAGSNVGMIDVVNFLIEKERSES encoded by the coding sequence ATGCGCTTTTTGAAACTGTTTGTCATGGCAGCAGCAATCCTGTTAACTGGCCATGCTCTGGCGGCCGATAAATATATTGAGGGGAAACACTATAAGCTTCTGCCGACTCCTCTACCTGTTGCTTTGGAACCTGGAAAAAAAGTTGTTGTCTGGGAGTTTTTTTCCTACACCTGCCCACACTGCTACAACCTTGAACCAGCTTTACAGCAGTGGATTCCTACACTGGCTGATGACGTACAGTACGAACCTGTAGCCACACCTTTTTCTCATTGGATTCCAATGGTCAAGTCTTATTACGCTGCTGAGCTTCTGGGTGTCGCTGATACAACCCACGAAGATGTCTTTAATGCGATCTTTGTAAACAAAGCACCAGCCAGAACAGTAGAGGATTATGCGAACATCTATGCAAAACTCGGTGTAGATAAAGACAAATTTCTTAAAACCGCAGAGTCTTTTGGCGTGAATACCAAGCTGAAACAGGCTGAAATGCTGACTAAGGGAGCAGGCATCATGGGAACTCCCAGTATGGTTGTAGCGGGTAAGTACCTGGTTACAGGTGAAACAGCCGGTTCCAATGTAGGTATGATTGATGTGGTTAATTTTTTAATCGAAAAAGAACGTTCTGAAAGTTAA
- a CDS encoding ATP synthase subunit I — translation MSLFQCCFLILCFAAVGVFNKSIALAFVLGAAAHIIPQTYFALRAFRYIGARNIRKAVKITNQSVLGKLVLTACLFALIFRFSTDINLWALFLGYMVFQLSSLMWYPILINRPQMR, via the coding sequence GTGTCACTGTTTCAGTGTTGCTTTTTGATTTTATGTTTTGCAGCAGTCGGGGTTTTTAATAAAAGTATTGCCTTGGCATTTGTGCTGGGAGCGGCGGCACATATTATTCCCCAAACGTATTTTGCATTGCGGGCATTTCGCTACATAGGCGCGAGAAATATCCGCAAGGCTGTAAAAATCACCAATCAAAGTGTTCTCGGCAAGCTGGTTCTTACCGCCTGTCTGTTTGCACTTATATTCAGGTTTTCAACTGACATTAATCTATGGGCTCTGTTTTTGGGGTATATGGTTTTTCAGTTGAGTTCACTGATGTGGTATCCGATTTTAATTAATCGACCGCAAATGCGGTAA
- the yihA gene encoding ribosome biogenesis GTP-binding protein YihA/YsxC, which produces MSNFKAINFHSARFLKSAARLDQCPEDTGAEVAFAGRSNAGKSSALNTLTRQNKLARTSKTPGRTQLINFFVLNDPAFRIVDLPGYGFAKVSKETKKDWDYHLEQYLQERKSLQGLILLMDIRHPLTEFDQEMVEWAYESGLPCHILLTKADKLKFGAAKTQLLKVQKELTRHRELVTVQLFSSLKKQGIDELSELLSQWLVPNEPSDLQEP; this is translated from the coding sequence ATGTCTAATTTTAAAGCAATTAATTTTCATTCCGCCCGCTTCTTAAAAAGCGCCGCCCGACTCGACCAATGTCCAGAGGACACCGGCGCAGAGGTTGCCTTCGCAGGGCGTTCCAATGCCGGAAAATCCAGTGCGCTGAACACTCTGACCCGGCAAAATAAGCTGGCCAGGACCAGTAAGACTCCCGGACGGACGCAATTAATCAACTTCTTTGTCCTGAATGATCCGGCCTTTCGTATTGTTGATCTGCCAGGATATGGTTTTGCCAAAGTATCGAAAGAAACCAAGAAGGACTGGGATTATCATCTTGAACAATATCTACAGGAACGGAAATCTTTACAAGGGCTGATCCTGTTAATGGACATCCGCCACCCACTGACAGAGTTTGATCAGGAGATGGTGGAATGGGCCTACGAGTCCGGGTTACCTTGCCACATCCTGTTAACCAAGGCAGACAAGCTGAAGTTTGGGGCCGCAAAGACCCAACTGCTCAAAGTACAGAAAGAACTGACGCGTCACCGCGAGCTGGTTACGGTCCAACTGTTTTCTTCACTCAAAAAGCAGGGTATTGATGAACTGTCCGAGTTGCTGAGCCAATGGCTCGTACCTAACGAGCCATCAGATCTGCAAGAACCGTAG
- a CDS encoding c-type cytochrome, which translates to MKKQLISFLFLSLVLSGAASAAGDIEAGKALSQSATCIACHGPDGIAAIPNYPSLAGQGEAYLLKQLRDVKSGARVINEMAAIVAPLSDQDLQDLSAFFSSLNGPSGQADPKQVKLGQSLFMGGNIDTGVTACAACHTPTGMGNPVAAFPRLAGQNPAYIVAQLKKFREGYRHTGALVAEVRTNDGESKMMRDVAFRLKDFEIDALASYISGLY; encoded by the coding sequence ATGAAAAAACAGCTCATCTCTTTCCTATTTCTGTCCCTGGTGCTGTCTGGAGCCGCCAGTGCCGCAGGAGACATTGAGGCCGGCAAGGCACTTTCCCAGTCTGCAACCTGTATCGCCTGTCACGGCCCGGATGGTATTGCAGCGATTCCCAATTATCCATCATTGGCGGGTCAGGGCGAAGCTTATTTATTGAAACAGCTGCGCGATGTTAAGTCAGGTGCTCGCGTGATTAACGAAATGGCAGCCATTGTTGCGCCGTTGAGTGATCAGGATCTGCAGGATCTGTCAGCATTCTTCTCCTCTTTGAATGGCCCCTCAGGTCAAGCTGATCCGAAACAGGTAAAACTGGGCCAGTCTCTGTTCATGGGTGGCAATATCGACACGGGTGTAACTGCCTGTGCTGCCTGTCATACTCCAACAGGTATGGGTAACCCGGTTGCCGCGTTCCCAAGGCTTGCTGGTCAGAACCCAGCCTATATTGTGGCTCAGTTGAAAAAATTCCGTGAAGGTTACCGCCACACTGGAGCCCTGGTTGCTGAAGTCAGAACCAATGATGGTGAAAGTAAAATGATGCGCGATGTCGCATTCCGGTTAAAAGACTTTGAAATTGATGCCCTCGCCAGTTATATATCCGGTTTATACTGA